The DNA sequence CAGCCCTGCTGGAGCTGCTGGTTGCCGGCGTAGGTGTAGCTGATCTGCCAGCCGGACAGCGGGGCCGTCCCGACGTTCTTCAAGGTCAGGTTCGCGGTGAAGCCACTCCCCCAGTCGTTCACGGTGTAGCCGACTTCGCAGGCCGTCGCCGCCGCGGCCGGCGTCGGCGTGCCGAGGGTGAAGGCCGTCGTCGCGCCGACGACGGCGAGCGCGCTGAGGGCGCCGAGCAGTGCTGGACCGGAACGCATCGATCACTCCTTTGTACACGACGAGAAAATGAGAGCGCTCCCAGCAACGGTGGACCCTAGCGCGCGGCCCGGCGGCTGTAAACCTCGTGGCGAACTCCCGCGAACACTCCGGAATCCACTCCAACGGCGGCATCCGGCCGACTCGGGCGGTGGCTCAGCGCGATCGGGACATTTCTTTCCTGACAACAGGTTCGGCCGTTCAGGAGTGTTCAGTACCCGATCCAGGCGGAACGGCCCCGGAAAGCCGCCCACCGGATCGGGCCGCGTCCGGGTCGCGCTTTACAACAACGACACGACGGGGTTACCTTCTCGTCGGCTGGAAGCGCTCCCATGCCAGGTCACGATCGCCAGAACGTGACCACGAAACACCAGGGGCGCCGCGGTTTCCGCCGCGGCGTCCCTGTTCGTGTCCCGTGGGCGCGCCCCGAGTCCCGTGTCCTGGGAGAGGAGCCCCGATGAAGAGGTTCGCCGGAGCCCTGGCCGGGCTCTGCCTCGCCGCGGCGAGTACCACCGCGGTCCTCGCCGCGAGCCCGGCCGCCGCCGCCCCCGCCTGCGGCGTCGACTACCGCGTCGACCAATGGTCGACCGGGTTCACCGCCCAGGTGACCGTCACGAACGGCGCCACCGCGCTCTCGTCGTGGACATTGTCGTGGCACTACGCGGGGACCCAGGCGGTGACGTCCGGCTGGAACGCCACGGTCCGCCAGTCCGGCACGGCGGTGACCGCGGAGAGCCTGTCCTACAACGCGTCCCTGCCCGCCGGCGGCACCGTGACGTTCGGCCTGCAGGGCACGTACTCCGGCAGCAACCCGGTGCCGGTGGACTTCGCGCTCAACGGCGTCTCGTGCGGTGGCGACGCCCCGCCCACGCCGACCACCACGACCACTTCCGCGCCACCGCCCGCGGGGTGCGCCGACGTCTGCGACGACTTCGAGCAGCAGACCGGCACCACCCCGGGCGGGCGATGGACGGTCGGCGCGGCGAACTGCCAGGGCACCGGCACGGTCACCGTCGACAGCACGGTCGCGCACTCGGGCACCCGCTCGGTCAAGGTCACCGGCCAGGGCGGCTACTGCAACCACGCCTTCCTCGGCACGGCTCTCGCCGCCGGGAGCGTGCGGTACGGCCGGTTCTGGGTCCGCCACACGACCCCGCTGCCCACCGGGCACGTCACGCTGATGGCCCTGCGGGACACCGCGGACGGCGGCCGCGACCTGCGGGCGGGCGGCCAGAACCGGGCCCTGCAGTGGAACCGCGAGTCCGACGACGCGACCCTGCCCGCGCAGAGCCCGGCCGGCGTCGCGCAGAGCGTGCCGCTGCCCACCGGGACCTGGTCGTGCTTCGAGTTCGGGATCGACGGCCCCGGCGGGCAGCTGCGGACCTGGCTGAACGGCACCGAGGTACCCGGCCTGGTCGCCGACGGCGTCCCCACTCCCGACGTCGACCAGCAGTGGCTGGCCCGGGCGTGGCACCCGTCGCCGGCCGACCTTCGGCTGGGCTGGGAGAGCTACGCCACCGACGCGGACACCCTCTGGTTCGACGACGTCGCGACCGGCCCCGCGCGGATCGGCTGCTAGGCACCGCCCTCTAAGCGACGATGCGGTCGATCTCGGCCAGCTCCTCGTCCGTGAAGTCCAGGTTCGCGACCGCCGCGACCGTGTTCTCCAGCTGGGCCACGCTGCTCGCCCCGATCAGCGCCGAGGTCACCCGGCCGCGGCGCAGGATCCACGCGATCGCCAGCTGCGCCAGCGACTGGTCACGCCGCTCGGCGACGTCGTTCAGCGCGCGGATCCGGCCCAGGGTCTCCTCGGTGATCCGGTCCTGGGTCAGGAACGGGCTGGCCCCCGCCGCGCGGGAGTCGGCCGGGATGCCGTCGAGGTAGCGGTCGGTCAGCAGGCCCTGGCTCAGGGGCGAGTACGCGATCGAGCCGACGCCGTGCTCGGCCAGGGTGTCCAGCAGGCCGTCCTCGACCCAGCGGTTGAGGATCGAGTACGACGGCTGGTGGATCAGCAGCGGCGTGCCGAGTTCGCGCAGCGCCCGCAGCGCGGCCTCCGTCTGCTCCGGCGAATAGTTGGAGATACCGGCGTAAAGCGCTTTCCCCGACCGGACCGCCGTGTCGAGGGCACCCATGGTCTCCTCGATCGGGGTGTCCGGGTCCGGCCGGTGCGAGTAGAAGATGTCGAAGTGGTCCAGACCGGTGCGGGCGAGGCTCTGATCGAGGCTCGCGAGGACGCTCTTGCGGGAGCCCCATTCGCCGTACGGGCCGTCCCACATCAGGTAGCCCGCCTTGGACGACACCAGGATCTCGTCACGGTACGGCCGGAAGTCGGCCGCGTAGTGCCGGCCGAAGTTCGCCTCCGCCGCACCCGGCGGCGGGCCGTAGTTGTTGGCCAGGTCGAAGTGCGTCACCCCGAGGTCGAACGCCCGCCGCAGCACCGCGCGCTGGACGTCGAGGGGCTTGTCGTCCCCGAAGTTGTGCCACAGGCCGAGCGACACGGCGGGCAGCTTGAGCCCGCTGCGCCCGGCGCGCCGGTACGGCATGCCCGCGTACCGGTCCTCGGCGGCGACGAAAGGCGACATGGTTCTCCTTGTCGGGAGGGAAAAGGCTCCCGCAGTCTACGGGCGTGATCAGCTTCCTTCGACGATCGCGCCCCGGTCGAGCGACAGCGCCCCGGCGAACGACACGCCCGGCGCCAGCACGGGCAGCAGCGTCGCCTGGTAGGCGTGGTAGACGTCCGGCTTGCCCGCCCAGACCGTCGCGGCGGGCCGGTTGCGCGGGTCCAGTTCGTGGTGCCACGAACCGCGTTCACGGTCGACGAAGCAGGCTTCGGCGTGCGCGCACCACTGTTCGAACCGGGCGAGGTAGGCCGGGTCGCCGGTCTCCTGGTGCAGGGTCCACGCGGCGGCGATGGCCTCGGCCACCACCCAGTGGAGGCGGTTGCGCACCACCGGGACGCCGTCGAAGCCGGTCGTGTACACGAAGCCGGGGTGGCCGTCGACGGCCCAGCCGTCCCGCACCGCCGTGGCGAACAACGCCTCCGCGTCCGGTAGCAGCCACTCCGGCGCTTCGGCGCCGAGCGCGCGCTTCAGGTGTACCGCCAGGCGGGACCACTCGAGCAGGTGCCCGATGGTGACGCCGAACGGCCGGAACGGGTGCGCCGGCTCGTCCCGGTTGAACTCCAGCAGCACGCGCCAATCCGCGTCGTAGTGCTCCGGCAGGCGCCAGCCGTGCGCGCGGGCTTCGCCGTGCACCAGGTGCTCCACAATGGACAACGCGCGGGCGGCCCAGACCGGGTCGCCGGTGACATCGTTGACAGAGAGCAGCGCTTCGACCGTGTGCATGTTGGCGTTGGCGCCGCGGTAGGCCTCCAGCCGCGTCCAGCCGCGGTCCCAGACGTCGGCGACCAGGCCCGGCCCGGCCTCCCAGAACCGGCGGTCGACGACCTCGAGGGCTTCCGCCAGCAGCGCGTCCGCGCCGTCGGCCCCGGCCGCGACGGCGCTCGTGGCCGCCAGCACGACGAACGCGTGCTCGTAGGCGCGTTTCCCGTCGTCCACCGGGCCGGCCGCGGTCGCCGAGGCGAACCAGCCGCCGTGCTCGGCGTCCCGCAGCAGCCCGGTCAGCGCCGCGACGCCGTGCGCGACCTGCTCCGCCGCGCCCGGCACGCCTTGCAGCGAAGCGAGCGCGAAGACGTGCGTCATCCGGCAGGTGATCCACGTTTCGACGGGCCGGTCGAGCACCGGGTGCCCGGTGTCGTCGAGCCAGGCGAAGCCACCCGCGGGGTGCGCCGCCGGGGCGGCGAAACCGAGCAGCCGGGCGGGTTCGGCCCGCACCCAGGCGGGAACCGAAGACGGAATGTCCACTTTCCGACAACCTTGCCTTTCTCGACTGACCAGCCCGTGATCGGCTGCCTTTCCCAAGGTATGCCAAAGCTCGCGCGCGGGTCACCCGCCCCCTGC is a window from the Amycolatopsis sp. NBC_00355 genome containing:
- a CDS encoding cellulose binding domain-containing protein, coding for MKRFAGALAGLCLAAASTTAVLAASPAAAAPACGVDYRVDQWSTGFTAQVTVTNGATALSSWTLSWHYAGTQAVTSGWNATVRQSGTAVTAESLSYNASLPAGGTVTFGLQGTYSGSNPVPVDFALNGVSCGGDAPPTPTTTTTSAPPPAGCADVCDDFEQQTGTTPGGRWTVGAANCQGTGTVTVDSTVAHSGTRSVKVTGQGGYCNHAFLGTALAAGSVRYGRFWVRHTTPLPTGHVTLMALRDTADGGRDLRAGGQNRALQWNRESDDATLPAQSPAGVAQSVPLPTGTWSCFEFGIDGPGGQLRTWLNGTEVPGLVADGVPTPDVDQQWLARAWHPSPADLRLGWESYATDADTLWFDDVATGPARIGC
- the mgrA gene encoding L-glyceraldehyde 3-phosphate reductase, which translates into the protein MSPFVAAEDRYAGMPYRRAGRSGLKLPAVSLGLWHNFGDDKPLDVQRAVLRRAFDLGVTHFDLANNYGPPPGAAEANFGRHYAADFRPYRDEILVSSKAGYLMWDGPYGEWGSRKSVLASLDQSLARTGLDHFDIFYSHRPDPDTPIEETMGALDTAVRSGKALYAGISNYSPEQTEAALRALRELGTPLLIHQPSYSILNRWVEDGLLDTLAEHGVGSIAYSPLSQGLLTDRYLDGIPADSRAAGASPFLTQDRITEETLGRIRALNDVAERRDQSLAQLAIAWILRRGRVTSALIGASSVAQLENTVAAVANLDFTDEELAEIDRIVA
- a CDS encoding AGE family epimerase/isomerase: MDIPSSVPAWVRAEPARLLGFAAPAAHPAGGFAWLDDTGHPVLDRPVETWITCRMTHVFALASLQGVPGAAEQVAHGVAALTGLLRDAEHGGWFASATAAGPVDDGKRAYEHAFVVLAATSAVAAGADGADALLAEALEVVDRRFWEAGPGLVADVWDRGWTRLEAYRGANANMHTVEALLSVNDVTGDPVWAARALSIVEHLVHGEARAHGWRLPEHYDADWRVLLEFNRDEPAHPFRPFGVTIGHLLEWSRLAVHLKRALGAEAPEWLLPDAEALFATAVRDGWAVDGHPGFVYTTGFDGVPVVRNRLHWVVAEAIAAAWTLHQETGDPAYLARFEQWCAHAEACFVDRERGSWHHELDPRNRPAATVWAGKPDVYHAYQATLLPVLAPGVSFAGALSLDRGAIVEGS